Proteins encoded by one window of Kribbella flavida DSM 17836:
- the trhA gene encoding PAQR family membrane homeostasis protein TrhA: MTASSATSNGMPGDPLEHGRDNQADNHGHGHGHGQEHDHEHGHTLSDALRPLKPKLRGWLHAGTFPLATAAGIVLICLAPSSSARWAAAVYTLGAMLLFGISALYHRFYWGPTGEAILRRLDHSNIFLLIAGTYTPLGMVLLHGSERVLLLSMVWGGALLGILFRIFWVGAPRWLYTPIYLALGWVAIFWMGDFYQLGGASVVTLLAIGGGLYSIGAVVYGTKRPNPSPQWFGFHEIFHAFTVAAFICHYIAVSIATYRVG; the protein is encoded by the coding sequence ATGACGGCCAGCAGCGCGACCAGCAACGGCATGCCCGGCGATCCGCTGGAGCACGGCCGCGACAACCAGGCCGACAACCACGGACACGGGCACGGGCACGGCCAGGAGCACGACCACGAGCACGGTCACACCCTCTCCGACGCCCTCCGTCCGCTCAAGCCGAAGCTGCGCGGCTGGCTGCACGCCGGCACCTTCCCGCTCGCCACCGCGGCGGGCATCGTGCTGATCTGCCTGGCCCCGAGCTCGAGCGCACGCTGGGCCGCGGCCGTCTACACGCTGGGCGCGATGCTGCTGTTCGGCATCTCGGCGCTCTACCACCGGTTCTACTGGGGCCCGACCGGCGAGGCGATCCTGCGCCGGCTCGACCACAGCAACATCTTCCTGCTGATCGCCGGCACCTACACCCCGCTGGGCATGGTGCTGCTGCACGGCAGCGAACGGGTCCTGCTGCTCAGCATGGTCTGGGGCGGCGCGCTGCTCGGCATCCTGTTCCGGATCTTCTGGGTCGGCGCACCGCGCTGGCTCTACACGCCGATCTACCTGGCGCTGGGCTGGGTGGCGATCTTCTGGATGGGCGACTTCTACCAGCTCGGCGGCGCCTCGGTGGTCACCCTGCTCGCGATCGGCGGCGGCCTGTACTCGATCGGCGCGGTCGTCTACGGCACCAAGCGGCCGAACCCGTCGCCGCAGTGGTTCGGCTTCCACGAGATCTTCCACGCGTTCACGGTGGCCGCGTTCATCTGCCACTACATCGCGGTCAGCATCGCCACCTACCGCGTCGGCTGA
- a CDS encoding nitroreductase/quinone reductase family protein, which yields MGWYTNVIRLLGHQRWFATVGRRLVPVDRWLQQRTRGRVNILGRIALPTLLLTTTGRKSGHPRTVPLIYAPDGDSFVVTASNWGQENHPAWSSNLLARADAVVALPGGREIPVHATLAEGAERDRVWPLVTKMWPAYDTYVVRSGRAVRVFVLTPNRAPSSGRPGPG from the coding sequence GGGCACCAGCGCTGGTTCGCTACCGTGGGTCGCCGCCTCGTGCCGGTCGATCGCTGGCTGCAACAACGGACCCGCGGACGCGTCAACATCCTCGGCCGCATCGCGCTGCCGACGTTGCTGCTGACCACGACCGGCCGCAAGTCCGGACACCCCCGGACGGTGCCGCTGATCTACGCGCCCGACGGGGACTCCTTCGTCGTCACCGCGTCCAACTGGGGGCAGGAGAACCACCCTGCCTGGTCCAGCAACCTGTTGGCCCGTGCCGACGCCGTGGTGGCGCTGCCGGGCGGACGCGAGATCCCGGTCCACGCCACTCTGGCCGAAGGCGCGGAGCGGGACCGGGTCTGGCCGCTGGTGACGAAGATGTGGCCGGCGTACGACACGTACGTCGTACGCAGCGGCCGGGCAGTCCGAGTGTTCGTGCTGACGCCTAATCGAGCTCCCTCATCAGGTCGACCAGGGCCCGGGTGA
- a CDS encoding phosphotransferase: protein MTTTALDPLGPDALHGAVLTELVPTVTGDPDAVPLTVRVEQFPYEIGTPSTAALLRVLGTAQLSDGSTTDWACFVKKLQSPRHWPLIHLVPEHYRAEFIRKLPWQLEIAVHRSGLAELLPDGLRLATAYRIDEYADDRATLWMEYVEQEPGVWPLERFGRAAFLLGRLSARRQPHLVDPLIPRDGTDESGVGLRYYTEGRVLSTALPLLADQRTWRHPLLAAAVCNTGDHGLKDELLELAERLPAVLDALDALPQCYQHGDASPQNLLVPRDAPDEFVVIDWGFDCPQAVGFDLGQLLVGLAHAGELPPSALPAVHEVILKAFREGLAAEGMQVPEEQVRYGYLGSLLARAAFTALPLERLNQVTTDADVEYFENRVLLTRALVDLMRELD, encoded by the coding sequence ATGACCACGACCGCACTCGACCCGCTCGGCCCGGACGCTCTGCACGGCGCCGTCCTGACCGAGCTGGTCCCGACCGTCACGGGCGATCCGGACGCCGTCCCGCTGACCGTCCGGGTCGAGCAGTTCCCGTACGAGATCGGCACGCCCAGTACCGCGGCACTGCTGCGCGTGCTCGGAACCGCTCAGCTGTCCGACGGCTCGACGACGGACTGGGCCTGCTTCGTGAAGAAGCTCCAGTCGCCGCGGCACTGGCCGTTGATCCACCTGGTTCCGGAGCACTACCGTGCGGAGTTCATCCGGAAGCTGCCCTGGCAGCTGGAGATCGCCGTGCACCGCAGCGGCCTGGCAGAGTTGCTGCCCGACGGGCTGCGACTGGCCACGGCGTACCGGATCGACGAGTACGCCGACGACCGGGCGACACTGTGGATGGAGTACGTCGAGCAGGAACCGGGGGTCTGGCCGCTCGAGCGCTTCGGCCGGGCTGCGTTCCTGCTCGGTCGGCTGTCCGCGCGGCGGCAGCCGCATCTGGTGGACCCGCTGATCCCGCGCGACGGGACTGACGAGTCCGGCGTCGGGCTGCGGTACTACACCGAAGGCCGCGTGCTCAGCACAGCCCTGCCGCTGCTGGCCGATCAGCGGACCTGGCGGCATCCGCTGCTCGCGGCGGCCGTCTGCAACACCGGCGACCACGGGCTGAAGGACGAGCTGCTCGAGCTGGCGGAGCGGCTGCCCGCAGTACTGGATGCGCTCGACGCGCTGCCGCAGTGCTATCAGCACGGGGACGCCAGCCCGCAGAACCTGCTGGTGCCACGAGACGCCCCGGACGAGTTCGTGGTGATCGACTGGGGCTTCGACTGCCCGCAAGCCGTCGGCTTCGACCTGGGGCAGTTGCTCGTCGGGCTGGCTCACGCCGGCGAGCTGCCGCCCAGCGCCCTGCCCGCTGTGCACGAGGTGATCCTCAAGGCGTTCCGGGAGGGGTTGGCCGCTGAAGGGATGCAGGTGCCGGAGGAGCAGGTCCGCTACGGGTACTTGGGCTCGCTGCTGGCCCGGGCGGCGTTCACCGCGCTCCCGCTGGAGCGGCTCAACCAGGTCACCACCGACGCCGACGTCGAGTACTTCGAGAACCGCGTGCTGCTCACCCGGGCCCTGGTCGACCTGATGAGGGAGCTCGATTAG